A single Dermacentor albipictus isolate Rhodes 1998 colony chromosome 3, USDA_Dalb.pri_finalv2, whole genome shotgun sequence DNA region contains:
- the LOC135903853 gene encoding uncharacterized protein isoform X2: protein MRAGKEEQGRGAMEATAKRKTRRKKAPFITGRDILFCVAGMAAMSVIAVVFFFAGKEHNKRQLHQKAAPDARRRATPLPPRPPAAPAPKHPIISTGPAKTTLRRSLRKAQHHAKRSKGTRKPKTKTGRKRPATLTPTSKKRPRDATKRATTRVRAKRTKTSAARTTAGAEAVISKEAEE, encoded by the exons aggcTACCGCCAAGCGGAAAAC GCGGCGCAAGAAAGCGCCATTCATCACGGGACGCGACATCCTGTTCTGCGTCGCCGGCATGGCCGCAATGAGCGTAATCGCCGTCGTATTTTTCTTCGCCGGAAAGG AACACAACAAGCGCCAGCTTCATCAGAAGGCCGCTCCCGACGCTCGTAGGAGAGCCACGCCACTACCGCCAAGACCACCGGCGGCTCCAGCGCCGAAGCATCCGATAATATCAACGGGACCGGCAAAGACCACGCTCAGGCGGTCGCTACGCAAAGCACAGCATCACGCCAAGCGTTCAAAGGGCACTCGGAAGCCGAAAACGAAGACCGGCCGGAAGAGGCCCGCAACGCTGACGCCGACGTCAAAGAAGCGTCCCAGGGATGCGACCAAGCGCGCCACAACTCGAGTGAGGGCAAAGCGCACGAAAACTTCGGCAGCGAGAACGACTGCGGGTGCAGAAGCGGTTATATCAAAAGAAG CCGAAGAGTGA